In Geminicoccaceae bacterium, a single window of DNA contains:
- a CDS encoding DUF1127 domain-containing protein, protein MTRSCDMADITSAYGDVEGFIRLPVRLRGIATSIVRRMAMLRTRRALLGLNDLQLRDIGLEREDLQAGGVSSGQSFDPGRLENLRHRALNHPLSREAL, encoded by the coding sequence ATGACCCGTTCATGTGATATGGCCGACATCACGTCGGCATACGGGGATGTCGAAGGTTTCATCCGGTTGCCTGTCCGGCTTCGGGGAATTGCGACATCGATTGTCCGGCGGATGGCGATGTTGCGGACCCGGCGGGCGTTGCTCGGGCTGAATGACCTGCAACTCCGCGATATCGGACTGGAACGGGAAGATCTTCAGGCTGGCGGCGTCTCCTCCGGGCAATCATTCGATCCCGGACGTCTGGAAAACCTGCGCCACAGGGCGCTCAACCACCCCCTCAGCAGGGAGGCCCTGTAA
- a CDS encoding acyl-CoA thioesterase has translation MFVNRREVVIEWGDCDPAGIVFYPRYFAIFNQSTGLMFEAATGMTTFDILRSYGTIGWPMVDTRARFFIPSRYDDRITIETRVVDIRHSSFDIGHKVTKGGHLAIEAMETRVWSGHDPDHPQHIRALLLPQPLRDALMREAE, from the coding sequence ATGTTTGTCAATCGACGCGAGGTGGTGATCGAGTGGGGGGATTGCGATCCCGCCGGAATCGTCTTCTATCCGAGATATTTCGCCATTTTCAACCAGTCCACCGGCCTGATGTTCGAGGCGGCCACAGGCATGACCACCTTCGACATCCTTCGCAGCTACGGGACCATCGGCTGGCCCATGGTCGATACCCGCGCCCGGTTCTTCATTCCTTCCCGCTACGATGACCGCATCACCATAGAGACACGCGTGGTCGACATTCGCCATTCGAGCTTCGACATCGGGCACAAGGTGACCAAGGGCGGCCATCTGGCCATCGAGGCGATGGAGACCCGGGTCTGGTCGGGTCACGACCCGGACCATCCTCAGCACATTCGAGCCCTTCTCTTGCCGCAGCCCCTGAGGGATGCCCTCATGCGGGAAGCGGAATGA
- a CDS encoding DUF4377 domain-containing protein, producing the protein MFGKWLWMTAAAMTITSCSALSGDDSFWVDSFKVPCAGVGKMQCLQVQENEIIDPEAWQLFYDPIDGFEFETGTFQRIRVEKEVLDPATVPADASSIRYKLVEVLDRQHDPRIAINDIWVLRSLDGAEATADDFSEAPVLEFSLTEMTVRGHDGCNQLHGRIEELTAVEIRLGPVAATRRACIKGEGPARFDQALSKVRAYTLKERTLTLSDEDGGHQLVLTKVD; encoded by the coding sequence ATGTTTGGGAAATGGCTGTGGATGACCGCTGCGGCGATGACGATCACTTCGTGTTCAGCTCTGAGTGGCGACGATTCGTTTTGGGTGGACAGCTTCAAGGTGCCGTGCGCCGGTGTCGGCAAGATGCAGTGCCTGCAGGTCCAGGAGAACGAGATCATCGATCCGGAGGCCTGGCAGTTGTTCTACGACCCGATTGACGGCTTCGAGTTCGAGACCGGAACCTTCCAGAGAATTCGCGTGGAGAAGGAGGTTCTCGATCCGGCAACCGTTCCCGCTGACGCATCCTCGATCCGCTACAAGCTGGTCGAGGTGCTGGATCGTCAGCACGATCCGCGCATCGCGATCAATGACATCTGGGTATTGAGGTCGCTCGATGGCGCTGAAGCCACTGCTGATGACTTCAGCGAGGCGCCGGTGCTTGAATTCAGCCTGACCGAGATGACCGTGCGTGGTCACGACGGCTGCAACCAGCTCCATGGCAGGATCGAGGAACTGACCGCTGTGGAGATCCGGTTGGGGCCGGTGGCCGCCACGCGTCGTGCCTGCATCAAGGGCGAGGGGCCGGCCCGCTTCGATCAGGCATTGTCAAAGGTCCGCGCCTATACGCTCAAGGAGAGGACACTCACCCTGAGCGATGAGGATGGTGGTCATCAATTGGTGCTCACCAAGGTCGATTGA
- the doeB gene encoding N-alpha-acetyl diaminobutyric acid deacetylase DoeB — MARNPISPTIPLDAQGASHGFLRLPYSRDDSAWGSVMIPISVINHGDGPTALLTGANHGDEYEGPVALQSLTHELDPTAINGRVIILPFFNYPAFRAGLRCSPIDQRNLNRTFPGKPDGTVTEKIADYVLTALVPLADIVLDFHSGGRTLDFVPFASAHILDDQDQQAACEAAMRAFNAPYSMMMREIDSAGMFDRAIEDMGKVFVTTELGGGGTATARSIRIARKGITNVLRHVGIMQGAVERKPSVELAMEDDDCFLFSEHDGLIEPMIDLGEPVASGQPVARIWPVDRTGLPPVPCMARRSGILASRHYPGLVKSGDCLAVVATVAT, encoded by the coding sequence ATGGCACGGAACCCCATTTCCCCGACCATTCCACTCGATGCGCAGGGTGCCAGCCACGGCTTCCTGCGCCTGCCCTACAGCCGCGACGATTCGGCATGGGGTTCGGTGATGATCCCGATCAGCGTGATCAACCATGGCGATGGCCCCACGGCCCTGCTCACCGGCGCCAATCACGGCGACGAATATGAGGGGCCAGTGGCCCTGCAGAGCCTCACTCACGAGCTCGATCCAACTGCCATCAACGGCCGGGTCATCATCCTGCCATTCTTCAACTATCCGGCCTTTCGGGCAGGCCTGCGCTGCTCGCCCATCGACCAGCGCAACCTCAACCGCACATTTCCCGGAAAACCTGACGGTACCGTCACCGAGAAGATTGCCGATTACGTCCTGACAGCTCTCGTCCCCCTTGCCGACATTGTTCTCGACTTCCATTCGGGTGGTCGTACGCTGGACTTCGTTCCCTTTGCGTCGGCTCACATCCTCGACGATCAGGACCAGCAGGCGGCATGCGAGGCTGCCATGCGTGCCTTCAACGCCCCGTATTCCATGATGATGCGCGAAATCGACAGTGCCGGAATGTTCGACAGGGCAATCGAGGACATGGGCAAGGTCTTCGTCACCACCGAACTCGGCGGCGGCGGTACGGCAACGGCGCGTTCGATCCGCATCGCCCGCAAGGGTATCACCAACGTGTTGCGCCATGTCGGGATCATGCAGGGGGCGGTCGAACGCAAGCCTTCCGTCGAGCTTGCCATGGAGGACGATGACTGTTTCCTCTTCAGCGAACATGACGGGCTGATCGAGCCCATGATCGATCTGGGTGAACCCGTGGCCAGCGGACAGCCGGTCGCCCGCATATGGCCCGTCGACCGCACGGGCCTGCCGCCGGTCCCATGTATGGCCCGCCGAAGCGGAATCCTCGCCTCGCGCCACTACCCCGGCCTGGTCAAGTCCGGCGACTGCCTCGCCGTCGTGGCGACTGTCGCGACATGA
- a CDS encoding ABC transporter permease, which produces MSKRAALAAFVLFDLVILGLPTLIILGASFTSGDIVTFPPEGLSLRWYAELWRHADFTHAFWRSAWISLVCTVVSLPAGTLAALALVRYGAGRNTALQVYLLLPFTIPLVVSGIGLMLVFGWLRILGSLWPIGIALAVINLPFMIWAVAASANQLSGDLEDAAANCGASPLRCFFTITLPAVMPGIITGSLLMFILAFNEFLVSLFLVDARIVTLPVSIYNSIRSLITPDLAAVSVVYILVAGIAIAALDRLVGLDLFLKSR; this is translated from the coding sequence ATGAGCAAGCGTGCGGCGCTGGCCGCCTTCGTCCTCTTCGACCTGGTCATTCTTGGTCTGCCGACCCTCATCATTCTGGGAGCGTCCTTCACCTCGGGCGACATCGTCACCTTCCCACCCGAAGGTCTCTCGCTGCGCTGGTATGCCGAACTGTGGCGACATGCGGATTTCACTCATGCCTTCTGGCGTTCGGCCTGGATCTCTCTGGTCTGTACCGTTGTCAGTCTGCCTGCGGGAACGCTGGCCGCACTGGCCCTGGTGCGCTACGGCGCCGGCCGGAACACCGCGTTGCAGGTCTATCTGCTCCTGCCTTTCACCATACCACTGGTCGTATCCGGTATCGGATTGATGCTGGTGTTCGGCTGGCTGCGCATCCTGGGCTCGCTGTGGCCCATCGGTATCGCGCTTGCGGTCATCAACCTGCCTTTCATGATCTGGGCCGTGGCAGCCTCGGCCAACCAGCTGTCGGGGGATCTTGAAGACGCGGCGGCCAATTGCGGCGCATCGCCGTTGCGCTGCTTCTTCACCATCACCCTGCCGGCTGTGATGCCCGGCATCATCACCGGGTCGCTTTTGATGTTCATCCTCGCCTTCAATGAGTTCCTCGTGAGCCTCTTTCTTGTCGATGCGCGTATCGTCACCCTGCCGGTTTCGATCTACAATTCGATCCGGAGCCTGATCACGCCGGATCTGGCAGCGGTGAGCGTGGTCTATATTCTCGTGGCCGGTATTGCCATCGCCGCGCTCGACCGACTGGTCGGTCTCGACCTGTTCCTCAAGTCCCGCTGA
- a CDS encoding extracellular solute-binding protein gives MSRFLTTRRTLLASSAATAAVVAAPGVLRAAEPDKPAELIVRAWGGAWGDALQAGVADGFTAATGIPVRLDFTEDNEIKPKIWAAVDQGRVPPIHVNWDTTTNASISALRGVTVDLSDLSNLEGLLPLAKPIGLDGYPLVNTYAYVYVCAYRPQAFPDGPPASWKVLLDPKFKRRIALYDDGIGFHPVAVIAGGGTLADIPDNMEPGWEFCRKLKVNEPLLGEDPDFTTWFQNGEIDIACTISVNARAAKETGIDVAWTVPEEGCKIDTDGLWVPKGLPENEEYWAKQFVNHALSKDAQEKWCGALGLPPVYPGITPPADLVGDPSYPTKPEDFDKLIRVPSNVLVEHEPQWFQTFNEIMQG, from the coding sequence ATGAGCAGGTTTCTCACCACGCGTCGAACGTTGCTGGCCTCGTCGGCTGCAACGGCAGCCGTCGTTGCGGCGCCGGGCGTGCTGCGTGCTGCCGAGCCGGACAAGCCCGCGGAACTGATCGTGCGTGCCTGGGGTGGTGCCTGGGGCGATGCGTTGCAGGCGGGGGTAGCCGATGGCTTCACGGCTGCGACCGGCATTCCGGTACGCCTCGACTTCACCGAGGACAACGAGATCAAGCCGAAGATCTGGGCGGCGGTGGATCAAGGGCGGGTACCGCCGATCCATGTCAACTGGGATACCACCACCAATGCCTCGATCTCCGCCCTGCGCGGCGTGACGGTCGATCTCTCCGACCTGTCCAATCTGGAAGGCTTGTTGCCGCTGGCGAAACCCATCGGCCTGGATGGCTACCCGCTGGTCAACACCTATGCCTATGTCTATGTCTGCGCCTACCGGCCACAGGCGTTCCCCGATGGACCGCCGGCGAGCTGGAAGGTCCTGCTCGATCCGAAGTTCAAGCGGCGCATCGCCCTTTATGACGATGGTATCGGATTTCACCCGGTGGCAGTCATCGCCGGTGGCGGAACGCTTGCCGACATTCCGGACAACATGGAGCCAGGCTGGGAATTCTGCCGCAAGCTGAAGGTCAACGAACCGCTGCTGGGGGAGGATCCGGACTTCACGACATGGTTCCAGAATGGTGAGATCGATATCGCCTGCACTATCTCGGTCAATGCGAGGGCGGCCAAGGAGACCGGTATCGACGTCGCCTGGACCGTTCCCGAGGAGGGGTGCAAGATCGACACCGATGGCCTCTGGGTACCAAAGGGCCTGCCCGAGAACGAGGAATACTGGGCAAAGCAGTTCGTCAACCACGCCCTGTCGAAGGATGCACAGGAGAAATGGTGCGGCGCGCTCGGTCTGCCTCCGGTCTATCCCGGCATCACGCCGCCGGCGGATCTGGTGGGAGATCCGTCGTATCCGACCAAACCCGAGGATTTCGACAAGCTGATACGCGTGCCCAGCAACGTGCTGGTCGAGCACGAACCGCAGTGGTTCCAGACCTTCAACGAGATCATGCAGGGATGA
- the ltaE gene encoding low-specificity L-threonine aldolase yields MIDLRSDTVTRPTPAMREVMARAEVGDDVYGDDPTVIELQERAAALFNKETALFLPTGTQSNLAAVMAHCDRGDEYLIGDRYHILCHEAGGTAVLGSVLPCPLPTAADGAVSPDDIREAVKTDDPHFARTRLLCLENTVSGLSIPLSRMVAAASAAREFGLHVHLDGARILNATVAQNITPARAAAYADTVSVCLSKGLGAPAGTVLCGPKELIARAHRMRKMLGGAMRQAGVLAACGIHALEHHIARLAEDHRRARLLADRLQGIGGLKVPLALVQTNMVFLDIEPADAEPLHRALFRNGILASIRAPRSRLVVHLDIGDADIGKVADSIIVYFEHRDAA; encoded by the coding sequence ATGATCGACCTTCGCAGCGATACCGTCACCCGCCCGACCCCGGCGATGCGCGAGGTCATGGCTCGTGCGGAGGTAGGCGACGATGTCTATGGCGACGATCCGACCGTCATCGAGTTGCAGGAACGCGCGGCTGCGCTGTTCAACAAGGAAACCGCACTGTTCCTGCCAACCGGCACCCAAAGCAATCTTGCCGCCGTCATGGCACATTGCGACCGGGGTGACGAGTATCTCATCGGTGATCGATATCACATCCTGTGCCACGAGGCTGGCGGAACGGCTGTACTCGGCAGCGTCCTGCCCTGCCCGCTTCCGACTGCCGCGGACGGAGCCGTGTCACCCGACGACATCAGGGAAGCGGTCAAGACCGATGACCCGCATTTCGCCCGAACGCGCCTCCTCTGCCTTGAGAACACGGTTTCCGGGCTGTCCATCCCGTTGAGCCGGATGGTGGCCGCGGCCAGCGCGGCGCGCGAGTTCGGCCTGCACGTGCATCTCGACGGTGCCCGCATCCTCAATGCCACCGTGGCGCAGAACATCACCCCGGCACGGGCAGCAGCCTATGCGGATACGGTTTCGGTCTGTCTGTCGAAGGGACTCGGCGCACCGGCCGGTACGGTCCTGTGCGGCCCCAAGGAACTGATCGCGCGGGCACACAGGATGCGCAAGATGCTGGGAGGAGCCATGCGCCAGGCAGGCGTGCTCGCCGCATGCGGCATCCACGCGCTGGAGCATCATATCGCCCGTCTGGCAGAAGACCATCGTCGTGCCCGGCTTCTTGCCGACCGGCTGCAGGGCATCGGTGGCCTGAAGGTGCCACTGGCACTGGTGCAGACCAACATGGTCTTTCTCGACATCGAACCGGCCGATGCCGAACCGCTGCACCGGGCACTCTTCCGCAACGGCATCCTTGCCTCAATCCGTGCCCCGCGCTCCCGCCTCGTCGTCCATCTCGACATTGGCGATGCCGATATCGGCAAGGTAGCAGACTCGATTATCGTCTATTTCGAGCACAGGGACGCCGCGTAG
- a CDS encoding FAD-binding oxidoreductase, producing MREGGASVRSSADVIVIGGGLVGMAIAWGLQKRGLVVLVLDEGDVAHRASRGNFGLVWVQGKGAGMPAYAAWTRRSADRWQGLADRLRQETGLDVGYRKVGGLDIALSEDELSERRAKLEAIRDAADADTRVDFEMLDRRQVAELFPDIGPDVAGGSWTAHDGHASPLLLLRALLAAFRSAGGIYRPETAVHRIEPGFVVHGGREQYSSGRVVIAAGLGSARLAPMVGLDVAVRPQRGQVLVTERLSPRLGYPTVCVRQTVEGTIQIGDSHEEVGSDDRTTPFVLRDIARRAVRTFPFLGQARIVRSWGALRVMSPDGFPIYQQSPDLPGAFSASCHSGVTLAAAHADLIAPMIEAGRLEADVAPFSGQRFARRNPDFA from the coding sequence ATGAGGGAAGGCGGGGCAAGCGTGCGTTCTTCGGCGGATGTAATCGTCATCGGTGGCGGGCTCGTGGGCATGGCCATCGCCTGGGGCCTGCAGAAACGCGGGCTTGTGGTTCTGGTGCTCGACGAGGGCGATGTTGCACACCGTGCCAGCCGTGGAAATTTCGGGCTCGTCTGGGTCCAGGGCAAGGGGGCGGGCATGCCTGCCTACGCTGCGTGGACCCGACGGTCGGCGGATCGCTGGCAGGGGCTCGCCGACAGGCTCAGGCAGGAAACCGGCCTGGATGTCGGTTATCGCAAGGTGGGCGGACTCGATATCGCGTTGAGTGAGGACGAGCTGTCGGAGCGTCGCGCAAAGCTCGAAGCCATCCGGGATGCCGCCGATGCCGATACGCGTGTCGATTTCGAGATGCTCGACCGCCGGCAGGTTGCCGAGCTGTTCCCCGACATCGGCCCGGATGTAGCGGGTGGCTCGTGGACCGCACATGATGGCCACGCCAGCCCGCTGCTGCTGCTGCGGGCCCTGTTGGCAGCCTTCCGGTCTGCGGGAGGTATCTACCGGCCGGAGACCGCGGTTCATCGGATTGAACCGGGCTTTGTCGTTCACGGCGGCCGGGAACAATACAGCTCTGGCCGTGTGGTTATAGCCGCCGGTCTCGGCTCCGCCCGGCTCGCGCCGATGGTCGGGCTCGACGTGGCGGTGCGACCGCAGCGCGGTCAGGTACTCGTCACCGAACGCCTGTCGCCCCGACTGGGCTATCCGACAGTCTGCGTCAGGCAGACGGTGGAAGGCACGATACAGATCGGTGACAGCCACGAGGAGGTTGGTTCCGATGACCGCACGACACCTTTCGTGCTGCGCGATATAGCCCGCCGTGCTGTCCGGACCTTTCCGTTTCTCGGACAGGCCCGTATCGTGCGCAGCTGGGGAGCGCTGCGGGTGATGAGCCCCGACGGATTCCCGATCTACCAGCAATCCCCTGACCTGCCCGGGGCCTTCAGTGCCAGTTGTCACAGTGGTGTCACGCTGGCTGCAGCCCATGCCGACCTCATCGCCCCGATGATCGAGGCTGGTCGCCTTGAAGCCGATGTGGCGCCGTTCAGTGGCCAGCGATTTGCCCGGCGGAATCCGGATTTCGCCTGA
- a CDS encoding LysR family transcriptional regulator, which yields MPLTLDPELLRSFVAIAETGGFTRAAERVHRTQSAVSMQIKRLEETLGQPLFERDGRSITLTPQGEMLLDHARRILRAHLEAIAAFDSQAVSGHVRFGSPDDYASTFLPGILARFARTHPHVHVEMVVDRSTRLVEMLAAGDVDMGLVSEGSGETGGVVISRQQLVWVTSALHCVHDEDPVPLAAFETGCCFRRYATETLIRAGRPFRIAYSSVSLSGILAAVETGLAVGTVMRTNIKTGLRILTEADGFPSLPEVGITLLRSPHAAGCLVDRLEEHVLASCQTCPPLTHAA from the coding sequence ATGCCGCTCACCCTCGACCCCGAACTGCTGCGCAGCTTTGTCGCGATAGCCGAGACCGGCGGTTTCACACGTGCAGCCGAGCGGGTTCACCGCACCCAATCGGCGGTGAGCATGCAGATCAAGCGGCTGGAGGAAACGCTGGGGCAGCCGTTGTTCGAGCGTGACGGGCGCAGCATCACGCTGACCCCGCAGGGCGAGATGCTGCTCGACCATGCGCGGCGCATACTTCGTGCCCATCTTGAAGCCATCGCCGCCTTCGACAGTCAGGCCGTGAGCGGCCATGTCCGTTTCGGCTCTCCCGACGACTACGCCAGCACCTTCCTGCCGGGGATCCTCGCCCGTTTCGCCCGCACCCATCCGCATGTGCATGTCGAAATGGTCGTCGACCGCTCGACCCGCCTCGTGGAGATGCTGGCGGCAGGGGATGTCGACATGGGACTGGTCAGCGAGGGCAGCGGAGAAACCGGCGGTGTGGTGATCAGCCGGCAGCAGCTGGTCTGGGTCACTTCGGCCCTGCATTGCGTTCACGACGAGGATCCCGTGCCGCTGGCCGCATTCGAGACCGGTTGTTGCTTTCGTCGCTATGCCACCGAAACACTGATCCGTGCCGGGCGGCCGTTCCGGATCGCCTACAGTTCGGTGAGCCTTTCGGGTATTCTGGCAGCCGTTGAAACCGGTCTGGCAGTCGGCACGGTCATGCGCACCAACATCAAGACAGGTCTGCGCATCCTCACCGAAGCCGATGGCTTCCCGTCCCTGCCGGAGGTCGGCATCACCCTGCTACGCTCCCCCCACGCCGCAGGCTGTCTCGTCGACCGGTTGGAGGAACACGTCCTCGCAAGTTGCCAGACCTGCCCGCCGCTCACCCACGCGGCCTGA
- a CDS encoding ABC transporter permease, whose product MTARPAGAMVSRLLLLPALLLVGLLVWALVLIGEDSLHKLNIATYRLDEAYSAHNYLLVLARPVYQTVLLRSLGASVLVTVSTLVLAFPYAYVMVRTPSKLLRKLLLVSLFLPFFIGQVVRAYGWLIILGQQGIINQALAVAGLAPVELIYNYPAVLFGLVQYMLPFAVLMLAPAITAIPEEVELASESLGARWISTFRHVVLPMARPGLIGASVVVFTLTLTDFATPEILGGGGNDFIANAIYDSFFQLNDPGLGAALAMLLVSIGSILVAVIFRMFGAGTLGFERQTT is encoded by the coding sequence ATGACCGCAAGGCCGGCGGGAGCGATGGTATCGCGGTTGCTGCTGCTGCCGGCCCTCCTGCTCGTTGGCCTGCTGGTCTGGGCGCTTGTTCTCATCGGCGAGGACAGCCTGCACAAGCTGAACATCGCCACCTACCGTCTCGACGAGGCCTACAGCGCTCACAACTATCTGCTGGTCTTGGCGAGGCCGGTCTACCAGACCGTGTTGTTGCGCAGTCTGGGCGCATCGGTGCTGGTGACCGTGTCGACCCTCGTCCTCGCCTTTCCCTATGCCTACGTGATGGTGCGGACACCTTCGAAGCTGTTGCGCAAGCTGCTTTTGGTGAGTCTCTTCCTGCCGTTCTTCATCGGCCAGGTTGTGCGCGCCTATGGTTGGCTGATCATCCTGGGCCAGCAGGGGATCATCAATCAGGCGCTGGCCGTGGCGGGGCTGGCTCCGGTGGAGCTGATCTACAACTATCCCGCCGTATTGTTCGGACTGGTGCAGTACATGCTGCCCTTTGCCGTGCTGATGCTGGCGCCCGCCATCACAGCCATTCCCGAAGAGGTGGAACTGGCATCGGAGAGCCTCGGCGCGCGCTGGATCTCGACATTCCGGCATGTGGTGCTGCCCATGGCACGGCCGGGCCTGATCGGTGCGTCGGTGGTGGTCTTCACCCTCACGCTGACCGACTTCGCCACGCCCGAGATTCTCGGCGGAGGCGGTAACGATTTCATCGCCAATGCGATCTACGACAGCTTCTTCCAGCTCAACGATCCGGGATTGGGGGCAGCCCTGGCGATGTTGCTTGTGTCTATTGGCAGCATTCTCGTTGCGGTGATCTTCCGCATGTTTGGTGCAGGCACGCTCGGCTTCGAGCGGCAGACCACATGA
- the hisD gene encoding histidinol dehydrogenase, whose translation MSRSVALHELARLDADARVRLLQRVEDDLAPFMEKVAPIIEAVRVEGDEAIARFIRQFDKVEVDPGDLRASEADFDEAFDRLDPEFIATLEYSADNIRRYHQDQMPGDLWMKEIRPGVLVGERFTPVDSAALYSPRGKGSFPSVTLMTAIPAVVAGVPLPIILTPPAPDGKVDPATLVAARIAGVGHVYKAGGPLAVAAAAFGTATIPRCDKLEGPGSPWFVAAKRLLADRIASRLPAGPSESIILADETADPAIAGLDLIIESEHGPDSSSFLVTWSRDVAEGAMAAIPGYWARMGEQRVEYSSTVLSGARGGVILASSAQEAYDFVNAYAPEHCQIVSKKPFEHLHAIRHASEILLGEHAAGSIANYMMGPNCVLPTSGAARTHSPLGVHDFLKSCSVGHMTARGFAEMAPHTHRFATYEGFDAHANAVSDLRRVKE comes from the coding sequence ATGTCCCGATCTGTCGCCCTTCACGAACTCGCCAGACTTGATGCCGATGCCCGTGTCCGCCTCCTGCAGCGTGTCGAGGACGATCTGGCACCGTTCATGGAAAAGGTCGCGCCGATCATCGAGGCCGTACGGGTCGAGGGTGACGAGGCCATCGCCCGGTTCATCCGCCAGTTCGACAAGGTCGAAGTGGATCCCGGTGACTTGCGCGCGAGCGAGGCGGATTTCGACGAGGCGTTCGACCGTCTCGACCCGGAGTTCATCGCCACGCTGGAATATTCGGCTGACAACATCCGCCGCTACCACCAGGACCAGATGCCCGGCGACCTGTGGATGAAGGAAATCCGCCCGGGCGTACTGGTGGGCGAACGTTTCACACCCGTGGACAGTGCGGCCCTCTATTCACCGCGTGGCAAGGGGAGCTTCCCGTCGGTCACGCTGATGACCGCCATTCCCGCGGTTGTTGCGGGCGTGCCGCTGCCCATCATCCTCACGCCACCGGCACCGGATGGCAAGGTCGACCCCGCCACGCTGGTGGCGGCACGGATCGCCGGTGTAGGCCATGTCTACAAGGCAGGCGGGCCGCTGGCCGTGGCGGCTGCCGCATTCGGTACGGCCACGATTCCCCGCTGCGACAAGCTGGAAGGTCCGGGTAGCCCGTGGTTCGTCGCGGCCAAGCGGCTGCTGGCCGACCGGATTGCCTCGCGGCTGCCTGCCGGTCCATCGGAGAGCATCATTCTTGCCGACGAGACCGCCGATCCGGCCATTGCAGGCCTCGATCTGATCATCGAGAGCGAGCATGGGCCGGACAGTTCATCCTTTCTCGTCACTTGGTCGCGGGATGTCGCCGAAGGGGCGATGGCGGCCATTCCGGGATATTGGGCCAGGATGGGCGAACAGCGGGTGGAGTATTCCTCCACGGTGCTTTCCGGTGCGCGTGGAGGCGTGATTCTGGCCTCCTCGGCGCAGGAAGCCTACGATTTCGTCAACGCCTATGCGCCGGAGCACTGCCAGATCGTCTCGAAGAAGCCGTTCGAGCACCTGCATGCCATCCGCCATGCCTCGGAGATCCTGCTGGGTGAACATGCGGCAGGTTCAATTGCCAACTACATGATGGGCCCCAATTGCGTGCTGCCGACATCGGGTGCTGCCCGCACGCATTCGCCTCTGGGCGTGCACGACTTCCTCAAGAGCTGTTCGGTGGGGCACATGACCGCGCGCGGCTTTGCCGAAATGGCACCACACACCCACCGCTTTGCCACGTACGAGGGCTTCGACGCGCATGCCAATGCCGTCTCGGATCTGCGCAGGGTCAAGGAATAG